The Streptococcus sp. 29896 genome includes a region encoding these proteins:
- the dnaN gene encoding DNA polymerase III subunit beta, with product MIQFAINKTVFLQALNITKRAISSKNAIPVLSTVKIDVTTDGISLTGSNGQISIENYISVQDENAGLLVSQTGSILLEAAFFINVISSLPDIVVDFTEIEQKQVVLTSGKSEITLKGKEAELYPRLQEVPATTPLVLETKLLKQTINETAFAASTQESRPILTGVHFVLSNHTELKTVATDSHRMSQRKLQLEKAGDNFNVVIPSRSLREFTSVFTDEVETVEVFFSNNQLLFRSDHISFYTRLLEGTYPDTDRLIPAEFNTSAVFDTANLRHAMERARLLSNATQNGTVKLEIKDGSVTAHVHSPEVGKVNEELDALEVTGQDLVISFNPSYLIDSLKAVASEQVKVSFISPVRPFTVVPNKEDESFIQLITPVRTN from the coding sequence ATGATTCAATTCGCTATCAATAAGACAGTTTTTCTGCAAGCATTGAATATTACCAAAAGAGCCATCAGCAGTAAAAATGCAATCCCTGTTCTTTCAACTGTAAAAATCGATGTTACAACTGACGGTATCAGCCTTACAGGTTCAAATGGTCAGATTTCAATTGAAAATTATATTTCCGTTCAAGATGAAAATGCAGGACTTTTGGTTAGCCAAACAGGCTCCATTCTTTTAGAGGCTGCCTTTTTCATCAATGTCATTTCTAGTCTTCCAGATATTGTTGTTGATTTTACTGAGATTGAACAAAAGCAAGTTGTGTTAACCAGTGGTAAATCAGAAATCACTCTGAAAGGAAAAGAAGCAGAACTCTATCCACGTTTGCAAGAAGTTCCAGCAACAACGCCTTTGGTATTGGAAACCAAGTTATTGAAACAAACTATCAATGAAACAGCCTTCGCAGCATCGACTCAAGAGAGTCGCCCAATCTTGACTGGGGTTCATTTTGTTCTTTCAAACCATACAGAATTAAAGACAGTTGCAACAGACTCCCACCGTATGAGCCAGCGTAAACTCCAACTTGAAAAAGCAGGAGATAATTTCAACGTTGTTATTCCAAGCCGTTCCCTCAGAGAATTTACCTCAGTCTTTACAGATGAAGTGGAAACTGTTGAAGTCTTCTTCTCTAACAACCAACTCTTGTTCAGAAGCGATCATATCAGCTTCTATACACGTTTGCTTGAAGGAACCTACCCTGATACTGACCGGTTGATTCCAGCAGAATTTAATACCAGCGCAGTATTTGACACCGCAAATCTCCGACATGCAATGGAGCGTGCCCGTCTCTTGTCAAATGCAACACAAAATGGAACAGTGAAGTTGGAAATCAAAGACGGTAGCGTAACAGCTCACGTTCACTCACCTGAAGTCGGAAAGGTAAATGAAGAATTGGATGCCCTAGAAGTGACTGGGCAGGATCTTGTCATTAGTTTCAACCCAAGTTACTTGATCGATTCATTGAAAGCTGTTGCTAGCGAGCAGGTAAAAGTTAGCTTCATTTCTCCGGTCCGTCCGTTCACAGTTGTGCCAAATAAAGAAGACGAATCCTTTATTCAATTGATTACGCCAGTTCGGACCAACTAA
- a CDS encoding DUF951 domain-containing protein, with protein sequence MYQLGSFVEMKKPHACVIKSTGKKANKWEVVRLGADIKIRCTNCDHVVMMSRHDFERKMKQVLPIEA encoded by the coding sequence ATGTATCAATTAGGATCATTTGTCGAAATGAAGAAGCCTCATGCCTGTGTCATCAAATCGACCGGCAAGAAAGCAAATAAGTGGGAGGTTGTTCGTCTAGGAGCGGATATCAAAATCCGTTGTACCAACTGTGACCATGTAGTCATGATGAGTCGGCATGATTTTGAACGAAAAATGAAACAAGTGCTGCCGATTGAAGCCTAG
- a CDS encoding diacylglycerol/lipid kinase family protein encodes MKLFILANPQAGSQGAQSLIQEISDTYPQLVPTIFLTMGVDDEYSQIQAILAEFEPDQDALLILGGDGTLSKALTALPENIPFAYFPTGSGNDFARALAIKDIRQVMEALIEKRTTPITVLQSNFGVVVNSLDLGFAAQVISYSEGSRTKRWLKTVGLGKLAYLLFGLRSLFGQSPLSVQVELDGEQMRLDRLFFLSLANNPYFGGGIMIWPDASPFQAQLHLVWFATGSLFYRITALLEMIFHRHKSSKIIQHCMAKEVTVIADEVIAIQIDGEVVEAREIVLNCQERRMYR; translated from the coding sequence ATGAAGCTATTTATTTTAGCCAATCCTCAGGCAGGGAGTCAGGGAGCACAGTCGCTTATCCAAGAGATAAGTGATACTTATCCACAGCTAGTCCCTACTATTTTTTTGACCATGGGAGTGGATGATGAGTACAGTCAGATTCAGGCTATCTTGGCGGAGTTCGAACCAGACCAGGATGCTTTGTTGATTTTGGGAGGAGATGGAACCCTATCAAAAGCCTTAACGGCCCTGCCAGAGAACATCCCTTTTGCCTATTTTCCTACAGGATCTGGAAATGATTTTGCTCGTGCCCTTGCTATCAAAGATATCCGTCAAGTGATGGAGGCACTGATAGAAAAGCGCACAACCCCTATCACAGTTCTCCAATCGAATTTTGGAGTTGTCGTCAATAGTCTGGATCTAGGATTTGCTGCCCAGGTTATCTCCTATTCAGAAGGATCGAGGACCAAAAGATGGTTAAAGACAGTTGGTTTAGGGAAACTAGCCTATCTCTTGTTTGGTTTAAGAAGTTTATTTGGTCAATCCCCTCTGTCAGTCCAAGTGGAGTTGGACGGGGAGCAGATGCGTTTAGACCGCCTATTCTTTCTATCTTTAGCCAACAATCCCTATTTTGGAGGGGGAATCATGATTTGGCCGGACGCCAGTCCTTTTCAAGCTCAGTTGCACCTGGTCTGGTTTGCTACTGGTTCTCTCTTTTATCGAATAACGGCGCTATTGGAAATGATTTTTCATCGTCATAAATCGTCTAAGATTATCCAACACTGCATGGCCAAGGAAGTCACTGTCATAGCAGATGAAGTAATAGCCATCCAAATAGATGGTGAGGTAGTAGAAGCTAGAGAGATTGTTTTAAACTGTCAAGAACGAAGGATGTATCGATAA